A window of Salmo trutta chromosome 17, fSalTru1.1, whole genome shotgun sequence genomic DNA:
agagagggagaacagacggaatagtccacacagagagggagaacagacggaatagtccacacagagagaaagaacagacggaatagtccacacagagggagaacagacggaatagtccacacagagagggagaacagacggAATAGTCCACACAGAGCGAAAGAACAGACGGAATAGTCCACACAGAGCGAAAGAACAGACGGAAtagtccacacagagagagagaacagacggaatagtccacacagagagggagaacagactgaatagtccacacagagagggagaacagacggaatagtccacacagagagagagaacagacggaatagtccacacagagagggagaacagacggaatagtccacacagagagaaagaacagactgaatagtccacacagagagggagaacagacggaatagtccacacagagagggagaacagacggaatagtccacacagagagggagaacagacggaatagtccacacagagagaaagaacagacggaatagtccacacagagagggagaacagacggaatagtccacacagagagagagaacagacggAATAGTCCACACAGAGCGAAAGAACAGACGGAATagtccacacagagagggagaacagacggAATAGTCCACACAGAGCGAAAGAACAGACGGAATAGTCCACACAGAGCGGGAGAACAGACGGAATagtccacacagagagggagaacagacggaatagtccacacagagagggagaacagacggaatagtccacacagagagaaagaaagatagtgGGGCATTTTCATAATCAGGCTGGATTTTCTATGCTGAAATGATTtgagtcaaataaataaaaactagtGACTACTCATTCCCCTCCTCCCCAGGCCTCAGACTTTACTCTGTGCTGATGATGTGACTAGTGGGAATGGAGCGTCTTCTCTActtagtgtaaaaaaaaaaacggctGAGCCAAAGAACTAACAAGATTACATAAAGCTGGATCACACACACGTCGCAGTGTGGTGATAGGCGTGTAGGAGAGACTACAGCAGAAGGGCAGGGACAAACATCACATGACTCTGTTTATAAACTGTTGTGTTTAGGAGCTGTGGTTTGGCTTCCGGGAATGGCTTTTCTCTTCTGCTTTTTGACTCTCTCAGCCACCGTAGATGTCCTAGACACAGACCTATGACAGGGCATCACTGCTCACGATACAGGATGTTGCATGGCATGGAGTGTTGTTGGGAAGTGTGTTAAGAGTTTGCTAGGGaatggagtgtgtatgtgtgtgtcgtgGTACCGTAGTACTAGGCCGGTCCGTTTGCCAAGGATGGTGTGTCTCTGTGGGGAGAGTGGAGGGGGTGGTGTCAGTGAAGAAGCAGGTACacaagacacagacacagagacacacttaCTTTATGACGGTGGCAGACCGAATTCTGAGGGGAGCAGCGGTGGCATTGAGAGGGTCTCCTCCACCCATCACCCTCTCTTtcatcttctctttctctctcatgtcAGCCTCACTGTAAGAGTAGAAAGACATAACTAAGAACATATTGGCTGTGTCTCAAATCACACCCTCttccctttatagggcactaTTATTGGCCAGATccttacagtgcattctgaaagtattcaggcccttttactttttccacattttgttacgatacagccttattctaaaattgattcaattgttttcccccctcaatctacacacaataccccataatgacagaggaaaaacagtttttaaaaaaaacatttttgcaaatttataaagatcttgggtatgacgctacaagcttggcacacctgtattttgggagtttctcccattcttctctgcagatcctctcaagctctgtcaggttggatggggagtgtagcTGCaaagcaattttcaggtctctccagagatgttcgctcGGGTTCAAGTTCgagctttggctgggccactcaaggacattcagagacttgtcccgaagccactactgcgttgtcttggctgtgtgcttagggtcgttgtcctgttggaaggtgaaccttcgccccagtctgagttcctgaaagctctggaacaggttttcatcaaggatctctctgtactttgctccgttcatctttgccttgatcctgactagtctcccagtctttGCAGCTGAAAAAaataatcttgtttttcatggtctgagagtctttcggtgccttttagcaaacacaagcaggttgtcatgtgccttttactgaggagtggcttccgtctggccactctaccataaaggcctgattggtggagtgctgcagagatggttgtccttctggaagtttctcccatctccacagaggaactccggagctctgtcagagtgaccatcgggatcttggtcacctccctgaccaaggcccttctcccccgattgctcagtttggccgggtggccagctctaggaagagtcttgctggttccaatcttcttccatttaggaatgatggaggccactgtgtacttggggaccttcaatgctacagacattttttggtacactttcccagatctgtgcctcgacacaatcctgtctcagagctctacagacaattccttcgacttcatggcttggtttttactctgacatgcactgtcaactgtgggaccttgtatagacaggtgtgtgcctttccaaatcatgtccaatcaattgaatttaccacaggtggactccaatgaagttgtagaaacatctcaaggatgatcaatggaaacaggatgcacctgagctcaatttcaagtctcatagcaaagggtctgaatattaatgtaaataaggtatttctaaaaacctgttttcgccttgtcattatggggtattgtgtgtagatggattaaataaacaatttcttcatcaattttagaataaggctgtaacgtaacaaaatgtggaaagtaaaggggcctgaatacttttcgaatgcactgtatgtggcaGCCCTGTGTGGTTctgaccaaaagtagtgcactatataggattTTCGAGCGCTTTTGGATTTGCCAAAAGGATTTTTTTAGTAGACCCATCAGAACTCAGCACAGTCCTAGAGTAGAGAGGCATAGTCATAGGGTCAGAGAGGAATGTAGGGATGCCCAGccaaaggtcagaggtcaaaaaCATACAGTTAGCATGCAGCTGAACACAAAGCTCAATGCCTTGGTTTGACGTTATCAACAGCAGAACTGCAGTCCATTCACTGCtaatagggtggcaggtagcctagagatttgagcgttgggccagtaaccgaaaggtcgctggttcgaatacctgagccaacaaggtgaaaaatctgttgatgttccCTTAAGCAAGGCATTTAactctaatttgctccaggggcacgGTACGACTATGCCCAACCCtttaaaacaatacatttcactgcacctatctggtatATGCGACAATAAAAACCTGTCTTTTTTTTGTTAGCAGATGTTGTCTGTGGCTATGTTTCCATTGGGTTTTGCTCTGCAAAGTGTTATACACTAACACTCCCAAGGCAATACAACTCCACAGGCAACACACTCAATGGCTAGAGACCTCATACACTACATACCCTCTGACTGCAGGATGAAACactctggagaggagaggaaattcAGAAGTGGAGGAAAGAAGATGGAAGGGAATGTgggagtggagagaagaggagtggaaGAGGGCAAGACAAGAAATTaggagaagatgaggaggagaggagggaggacagatTTGGAAagtgggagggaaggaaggagagaggaaaagagagaaggtgagaggagCGGTGTGGTGGGGACATTGGACAGTTAGGCAGGGAGAGGAATATACTGCACGACTGagaagagaatgtgtgtgtgtgtgtacctggtgaaGACAGCTCTCTCGTTCTTGGCGTCCATCCTAAGTCTGATGGTCTCCCGTCCGGCTGTTGTGACAACGGTCTCTGTAGTGACCATTTCCTTGGATACCGTCTCCATAGTAACAGATTCAGTTTTGTCCTCTTCATCACTTTCTGAGCCTCCTGATGAAGAGCTGTCTGATGCTACCAGGGGAGCCTTcctcgccacacacacactccacacacaagCTGCAGAGAAAACACACgtttattcacacacacacacacacacacacacacacacacacacacttggcaaATTGAACACACACGCAATGCAGGGAGAAAACACACAGACTTACAGTTCTTGTCCTGGCTGGGTTTTGTTTTGTCTGACCCACAGATCTCTGAGTCTACTGGAGAAGTGCACCTCGGACCTGTCTCTGaactgaatacacacacacacacacacacacacacacacacacacacacacacacacacacacacacacacacacacacacaaatataaactTATACATGAGCAGCAGAATgttcataaagacagactgaaatGTGGCTACACTCACCAGCAGAAGGGCTGAAAGTCAGTGAACTTGGCCCAGCCCTTCTCTGCAGTTATGGGTTGGGGGGCGGTGCTGCCCCATGCATCCACGCCCACTTCTGACTTGGGGGCAGGGCTGTCCCATGAGTCTACGCCCACTTCGGACTTGGGGGTGGGGCTACCCCAGGGGTCTACGCCCACTCCTGATTTAGAGGCGGGGCTACCCCATGGGTCTATGCCTACTCCAGGTGTGGGGGCAGGGCTACCCCATGGGTCTACGCCCACTCCAGACTTGGGGGTGGGGTTAGCCCATGGATCCACGCCCACTCCAGGAGAGGGTGACTTCGAGTTCACCTCCCCGAAACTAGCCGCCCAGCCAGGGCCTGAGGAATAAATACAACTCAGAGCTGAGgaccagacacacacaaacaaaccaagCAGAACCAGAAACATACGCATCGACTACCACAGCAACACACAACCAAAGAAAATGATAAGCACATACAACCACAAAAACCCCCCACGAACAAAAACACATTAAATACCCACACacaagcagacctgggttcaaatagtcaTCCTTACTCTGTGCAGTCTCAGTCTGGCTGATGTTCTTGCTGTGTTCCGTCTGACCTGTGACCTCACTAGGCACCTCCCACTCCTCCGTTTCAGAACCTGTTGAGCTATCAGGAGTATCGCTCACCCCATCACTCTGAGCCGCTCCAACAGACGTCCGTGACCCCCCAAACctgagagagcaagacagagagcgTTGTATGTGTACCTGGTCCAGGACCTGGTGTGTCGTATTCTGGTCCTGGACCTGGTGTGTCGTATTCTGGTCCTGGACCTGGTGTGTCGTATTCTGGTCCTGGACCTGGTGTGTCGTATTCTGGTCCTGGACCTGGTGTGTCGTATTCTGGTCCTGGACCTGGTGTGTCGTATTCTGGTCCTGGACCTGGTGTGTCGTATTCTGGTCCTGGACCTGGTGTGTCGTATTCTGGTCCAGGACCTGGAGTGTCGTATTCTGGTCCTGGACCTGGTGTGTCGTATTCTGGTCCTGGACCTGGTGTGTCGTATTCTGGTCCTGGACCTGGTGTGTCGTATTCTGGTCCTGGACCTGGTGTGTCATATTCTGGTCCAGGACCTGGTGTGTCATATTCTGGTCCAGGACCTGGTGTGTCGTATTCTGGTCCTGGACCTGGTGTGTCGTATTCTGGTCCTGGTGTGTCGTATTCTGGTCCTGGACCTGGTGTGTCATATTCTGGTCCTGGACCTGGTGTGTCATATTCTGGTCCTGGACCTGGTGTGTCATATTCTGGTCCTGGACCTGGTGTGTCATATTCTGGTCCTGGACCTGGTGTGTCATATTCTGGTCCTGGACCTGGTGTGTCATATTCTGGTCCTGGACCTGGTGTGTCATATTCTGGTCCTGGACCTGGTGTGTCATATTCTGGTCCTGGACCTGGTGTGTCATATTCTGGTCCTGGACCTGGTGTGTCATATTCTGGTCCTGGACCTGGTGTGTCATATTCTGGTCCTGGACCTGGTGTGTCATATTCTGGTCCTGGACCTGGTGTGTCATATTCTGGTCCTGGACCTGGTGTGTCGTATTCTGGTCCTGGTGTGTCGTATTGTTAATCTaagtgtgtgaacgtgtgtgtgtttgtatacctggtcctagacttggtgtgTGTAGTATAgttgatctctctctcctcccagataTCTTCCTCTTCGTTGTCATCAAACGACTGGATCTTCTCCTTAGTGCAGGCCTCAAATGCTGCAGTCTTAGCCTGcgtatgcacacacaccacaatgtatGCGTATAGATCCCTGCATAACTGTACTCATAGACCAGTCTACGTAATGACTCACAGTGAATTTCAAACGGAAGCGCCTAGGAGAGAGGCTATGGACTCTGTCACTCACAGTGTCCTCTGTGTCCACGTTGAAGTTAATCTCTGCGATCCGGTCAAAGGTGGCGCTGCcgcacacaacatacacacaatcACAATCAAGTCAGAACCACTTAGAGGACTTACTTGatgctgtgtgtttgtttgtttgtttgtgtgtcttaCTTGATGTTGTCGCCGTGTTCTGAGAACTCGTCATCATTGAAGCTGAACTGATCCACAAAGTTAGCAGTGATCTGCTGGATCTGGTAGTCTGAGAATGTCTGAAAGACAGCAGAGATTGAAAACAGAACTGGATTATGGTAactaccatgacagagtaggagCAGTAGATGACTATCTGGAaatacatgcgtgtgtgtgtacttgttgcAGTGACAGCTCTTTGGGGAAGGGACTCTGTCTGTCATCGTCTTCACTGGAGGAGCGTAGGTTGTGAGACACCTGGAACACACAAGGCCAGGGttttacttgtgtgtgtgtgtatgtgtatgtatgtatgtatgtatgtatgtatgtatgtatgtatgtatgtatgtatgtatgttatgTGTACCAGGTCTACAGTGTTCTTCTTGTTGATCTCTGTCAGGGCCTGGTCTACAAAGGTCTCCCAGCGCCCCTTGCAATCCACAAGCAGCtctgcaacacacagacagtcacagtAGAGACAGCTTCACACACAGACAGTTATTCTACAATAGGCGTGTTATGTCCGTAACCCTAAGTAACCCACACAGCCCTACCTGTAATAAGGCTGCTGATCTGGCTGTGTACTGTTCCTTTCTCCATGCTACAGACTACAGTATTGGCGATCCTAGTCAGGTGACCCATGTAGCCTCTCCTCATGCCCCCCTCCGCCCTGAGAACACACAAGGTCGTGCCAATATGTAACACACACAATTATATTTATGAACGTTAACACACTATACTAGTGATACACCAATCACAGATGACAAAACAGTTTCAAAAACAGCTGAATTGCTATCTGTTTAACAGTTTTAAGTATCTTACTGCATCTTATCATTCTCCTCCCAGGCCTCCAATATCCTCTGAACCAGACGACAGTCCTGAAACAactacagatggagagagagagagagagagagagagagaatgttactgagacacacaggcaggcagaaacaaagagagacagacagacacgtacATGGGTCACCAGTGGGTTATGTGTGGAGATGTCGGGAGGAACAGAGGGCAGTGGGAGTGTGGGGCCAGGCGAGGCCTGCTTCTCCTGGGTCTCCTGCTGAAGCCTGGGATTTTCCTGGGTAACCAGGGGCCTCTGCTCCTGGGCAGAGTGGCTGAGGATGGCTGCCACACACAGCTCCACTTGGAAGTGCAGGAAGTTGTTCCAGGTGTACTTAAAGAACAGGTCCTGCAACACACAACAAAAACAGGTTAATGGATAAAAGATGTAAAAGTGTATACAAACCAggacatgatgtgtgtgtgtgtgtgtgtgtgtgtgtactgaccagtagaatgtttatGGTGTTGAGTCTGCAGAGCTCCAGTGTGACGGTGTTGTTATAAATGGTGTTGTTACAACAGATGTAATAACTGGTGTTAGTGGTCTGTAGCAGAGAGGCCATCAGTTTGGCCACATGGAGACGACAGTTACCCAGTGGCACCTCCAACACACCTAGACTGGTAAGCATGGGggtcacctacacacacacacacacacacacacacacacaccattgagtTGTATGATGTATTGAATAGTTGACATTACAGCTCTGAAACTATACATGGCATAACAGTGCAAGACTGTATGGGTGACTAAGTCAGAGAATACAGGATGTGTGTATGTTGaaggtgtgtgtttgcgtgcgtgtacAAGTTTACCCTGGGCGGATCCAGCAGCAGTTGGTGGTAGTGTGTGAGGTGGGGTTGGATGGCCTGCAGGATGCTACTGTTGACACACCTCTCATGCCCCTGAACACACACATCCAACATACCCTCcaccctgtaacacacacacacaggtaagatAGGTATCTTTAGATAAGCATCTAGATCAGTCACAACTTTTCCATTTACACCCCCATCCATGGGCAGTAGCTACTGAGAAATGACTTCCTGTTATAagaggaaatgtgtgtgtgcattgaaACCAAAAAGAGTCTGTGACCACATTCCATCTAATAGAGAGCAATATTAATTTACTATTTTTGAAGGCAATAACAGACGCTAACTCCGCCATGACTCGTTGGCCAAAGCCTATTGGGAAATTAATGGGTGTTTTGGATAAACTCTAttaataaggtctgtggtaaacacaggcttaaagggtaggaagcatgagttttttcTCACCAATGTAACAACACGGTGTGgtcaaagacttagtaacttagttatagtcacgatctggttacctataagtacaagaaatgttttgtttttgggtCATTACATATTTAATACATTATTTCCGGATATCTTCTAAAcaacccacaatgcactatttctcaacgTCACATGGAAAATCTACTCTGTGCTGCCTAGTTCGTATGCTAGCTCGGCAGCTAGCtcaagctggctaacgttagccactaGCTATGCTAGCACATAATTACATTCCAGACCAAGCGTTGGCGGTGGTGAGCTACAATCCACTGATCAAAAGGAGGTGTGATGTACAAATGGGGCACCTGCGGCATCCCCGTGCTCTTTACGAACTTTGTGGCTGTTATCTAGTGGGAACCCATTAGCATGGCAGGCTCTGGTGGCTTCTTGCCGTGGGCtcaaaacaaaatagaaaaatcaTACCTGCTTGCTCTAATTGTGTAGTACCCGTTCTTTAATCTGTTCTCCTGATTGTTCTGTCAA
This region includes:
- the LOC115152068 gene encoding serine/threonine-protein phosphatase 6 regulatory subunit 2 isoform X1; translated protein: MFWKFDLHMSSQLEALLEKDDVTLTELMEEEDVLQECKAQNRRLLVFLSQDTSMQELLHLITTEPPAGLEETKRFKHPNIACELLTSDVGVINDKLGGEKPLLDTLYSFLEQPPPLNPLLASFFSKTIGNLITRKTEQVVSFLRGKEGFLGLVLNHINTSAMMDLLLRLISCVEPAPLRQDTLNWLNEEQLAQRLIELIHPGKDEEKQSNASQTVCDIIRLSRDQANQLQENSEADPLLAVLESQECVGQLLDNMFVGERTESCIICGTQILLTLLEIRRTGVEGMLDVCVQGHERCVNSSILQAIQPHLTHYHQLLLDPPRVTPMLTSLGVLEVPLGNCRLHVAKLMASLLQTTNTSYYICCNNTIYNNTVTLELCRLNTINILLDLFFKYTWNNFLHFQVELCVAAILSHSAQEQRPLVTQENPRLQQETQEKQASPGPTLPLPSVPPDISTHNPLVTHLFQDCRLVQRILEAWEENDKMQAEGGMRRGYMGHLTRIANTVVCSMEKGTVHSQISSLITELLVDCKGRWETFVDQALTEINKKNTVDLVSHNLRSSSEDDDRQSPFPKELSLQQTFSDYQIQQITANFVDQFSFNDDEFSEHGDNINATFDRIAEINFNVDTEDTAKTAAFEACTKEKIQSFDDNEEEDIWEEREINYTTHTKSRTRFGGSRTSVGAAQSDGVSDTPDSSTGSETEEWEVPSEVTGQTEHSKNISQTETAQSPGWAASFGEVNSKSPSPGVGVDPWANPTPKSGVGVDPWGSPAPTPGVGIDPWGSPASKSGVGVDPWGSPTPKSEVGVDSWDSPAPKSEVGVDAWGSTAPQPITAEKGWAKFTDFQPFCCSETGPRCTSPVDSEICGSDKTKPSQDKNSCVWSVCVARKAPLVASDSSSSGGSESDEEDKTESVTMETVSKEMVTTETVVTTAGRETIRLRMDAKNERAVFTSEADMREKEKMKERVMGGGDPLNATAAPLRIRSATVIKDTPSLANGPA
- the LOC115152068 gene encoding serine/threonine-protein phosphatase 6 regulatory subunit 2 isoform X2, which codes for MMDLLLRLISCVEPAPLRQDTLNWLNEEQLAQRLIELIHPGKDEEKQSNASQTVCDIIRLSRDQANQLQENSEADPLLAVLESQECVGQLLDNMFVGERTESCIICGTQILLTLLEIRRTGVEGMLDVCVQGHERCVNSSILQAIQPHLTHYHQLLLDPPRVTPMLTSLGVLEVPLGNCRLHVAKLMASLLQTTNTSYYICCNNTIYNNTVTLELCRLNTINILLDLFFKYTWNNFLHFQVELCVAAILSHSAQEQRPLVTQENPRLQQETQEKQASPGPTLPLPSVPPDISTHNPLVTHLFQDCRLVQRILEAWEENDKMQAEGGMRRGYMGHLTRIANTVVCSMEKGTVHSQISSLITELLVDCKGRWETFVDQALTEINKKNTVDLVSHNLRSSSEDDDRQSPFPKELSLQQTFSDYQIQQITANFVDQFSFNDDEFSEHGDNINATFDRIAEINFNVDTEDTAKTAAFEACTKEKIQSFDDNEEEDIWEEREINYTTHTKSRTRFGGSRTSVGAAQSDGVSDTPDSSTGSETEEWEVPSEVTGQTEHSKNISQTETAQSPGWAASFGEVNSKSPSPGVGVDPWANPTPKSGVGVDPWGSPAPTPGVGIDPWGSPASKSGVGVDPWGSPTPKSEVGVDSWDSPAPKSEVGVDAWGSTAPQPITAEKGWAKFTDFQPFCCSETGPRCTSPVDSEICGSDKTKPSQDKNSCVWSVCVARKAPLVASDSSSSGGSESDEEDKTESVTMETVSKEMVTTETVVTTAGRETIRLRMDAKNERAVFTSEADMREKEKMKERVMGGGDPLNATAAPLRIRSATVIKDTPSLANGPA